In Bradyrhizobium sp. WBOS07, the genomic window ATGGCGACGAGGGTCCCTACGCGCATCGCAAGGCGTATGACCTGTTGATCCAGGCCGAGAGCGGGCTCGCCTCGATCACCGGCAATCCCGATGGCGCCTCGCGCGTCGGCATGTCGATCGTCGACGTCGCCACCGGCGCCACCGCGCATGCGGCGATCCTCGAGGCGCTGATCGCGCGCGGGCGCACCGGCAAGGGCGCCGATATTCGCATCTCCATGTTCGACGTGATGGCGGACTGGTGCACCGTGCCGCTGCTGAACTCCGAAGCGGGCAATCCGCCGAAGCGGATGGGCCTGCGCCATCCCTCGATCGCGCCCTACGGCGTGTTCACCTCGAAGGACGGCAAGGACATCCTGATCTCGATCCAGAGCGAGCGCGAGTGGAAGACGCTCTGCGCCAAGGTGCTGGATCAGCCCGATTTGCCGGCCGATCCCCGCGTCGCCAATATGGTCGAGCGCGTGCGCAACCGCGACTTCACCGACACGATTGTGGCGGAGGCTTTCGGCAGGATGACGCGTGACGAGTTGCTGAAGCGGCTGTCGGATGCCGACATTGCATTCGCCGAGGTCAACACCATGGCCGACCTCGCCAAGCATCCGCATCTGCGCCGCATCGAGGTGGACACGCCGCAGGGACGTGTCAGCTATCCCGCGCCGGCGCCGATCGTCGTCGGCGAGACGCGCAGCTATGGCGCCGTGCCCGCGATCGGCGAAAATCCGCAGTCCAAGAAGTAACAGAGCGAGGCGTCATGACCGAGAAGCTCGACATCGATCATTTGCGGCAATGGATCGGCCGCAGCACGGAGGCGACCGACATCGTCACCGCGCAGCTCGTCATGGGCCTGCGCGCGACGCTGTTCCAGGACGTCGGCGAGCCCAGGAAGGGCGACGCCGCGCCGTTCACGGTGCATTGGTGCCTGGCGCAGCCGGTGTTTCCGATGTCGATGCTCGGCCCCGACGGCCACCCCACCCGCGGCGGCTTCCTGCCGCCGGTGCCCCTGCCGCGCCGGATGTGGGCCGGCGGCGAGATCGAGTTCCTGCAGCCGCTGCGCGTCGGCGACGAATCGACCCGGACCTCGCGCATCGCCGATGTGCAGGTGAAGTCAGGCTCCACCGGCACGCTGTGCTTCGTCTCGGTCGAGCACAGCATCTCTTCCCCGCGTGGCACCGCCATCCGCGAGCGGCAGGATATCGTCTATCGCGAGATGACCAGCAGCGCGCCGGCGGGCGCGAAGGCCCCGCCTCATCCGCCGAAGGCGCAGCACCGCGAGACCCATGTGTCGGATCCCGTGCTGCTGTTCCGCTATTCCGCCCTGACCTTCAACGGCCACCGCATCCATTACGACCGCGACTACGTCACCAAGGTCGAGGGTTATCCGGGCCTGATCTTCCACGGGCCGTTGCAGGCGGCGCTGATCATCGAGATGGCGGCGCGCTTGCGTGGCGGCAAGGCGCCGAAGAAGTTCACCTATCGCGGGCTGCAGCCGTTGTTCGAGGGCACGGAGTTCTCGGTCAACGCCAACGAGCTAGAGGCGGGCATGGAGCTGTGGACCGCGAACGCGGAGGGGCAGCCGACGATGAAGGGCACGGCGGTGTGGTAGCTCCGTCCGCATCGTTGCGAACAGCGATGTGGGAAGTTAGACCCTCACCCTGAGGAGCGCGCCCTTCGCGCGCGTCTCGAAGGGCGAGGCCACCAGCCGGGCCTTCATCCTTCGAGACGCGCGAAGACGCGCTCCTCAGGATGAGGAACAAGAAGGGGACGGAAACCATGGCCAAGAACGGCAAGACCGGCAGCAAGTCCGTCACCGTCAAGCAGGCGACGCTCGACCTCTTGCGCGGCTTCGGCATCGACCGGGTGTTCGGCAATCCCGGCTCGACCGAGCTGCCGTTCCTGTCCGACTGGCCCGACGACATCGACTACGTGCTGGCGCTGCAGGAGGCTTCCGCCGTCGGCATGGCCGACGGCTACGCGCAGGCGACGCGGAATGCCGGCTTCGTCAATCTGCATTCGGCGGCCGGCGTCGGCAACGCGCTCGGCAACATCTATACTGCGCATCGCAACCAGACCCCGCTGGTGATCACTGCGGGTCAGCAGGCGCGCTCGATCCTGCCCTTGCAGGCGTTCCTCTACGCCGAACGCGCCTCGGAATTCCCGCGGCCTTACGTCAAATACAGCGTCGAGCCGGCGCGGCCGGAGGACGTGCCGGCCGCGATCGCGCGGGCCTATTACACCGCGATGCAGCCGCCGTGCGGGCCGACCTTCGTGTCGATCCCGATCGATGATTGGGCTCACGCCACCCCCCCCGTGGAAGCGCGCAAGGTCAGCCGCGAGATCGGCCCCGAGCCTGACGCGATGAAGGCGCTGGTTGCCGCGCTCGCCAGCGCAAAGCACCCTGCCCTCGTGGTCGGCCCCGGCGTCGACCGCGCCGGCGCGGTGGACCTCATGGTACGCGTGGCCGAGAAGGCCAAGGCCAGCGTCTGGGTCAGCCCGTTCTCGGCGCGCTGCTCCTTCCCCGAGCGCCACCCGCAATTCGCCGGCTTCCTGCACGCTTCGCCCGCGCAGCTGTCCGACGCGCTGCGCGCGCACGACCTCGTCGTCGTGATCGGCGCACCGGTGTTCACCTTCCATGTCGAGGGCCATGCCGCGATCTTCGACGGCGGCGCGACGATCTTCCAGATCACGGACGATCCTGACGCGGCGGCGGTGACTCCGGTGGGCACCAGCATCATCGCCACGATGAAGCCGGCTCTCAGCCTGCTGCTTGACCTGCTCCCCGAGAGCAAGCGCACCACACCCAAGGGCCGCACGCTGCCGCCGGCGCCGCAGGCCGGCGATCCGCTGCCGGTCGAGTTCCTGCTGCATTCGCTGTCGCAGGCGATGCCGGACGGCGCCTCGCTCGTCGAGGAGGTGCCCTCGCACCGGCCGGCCATGCAGAAGTTTCTGCCCATGCCCGGCCAGGACAGTTTCTACACCATGGCGAGCGGCGGCCTCGGCTATTCGCTGCCCGCCGCCGTCGGCATGGCGCTCGGCAAGCCGAAGCAGCGCACGGTGTGCCTGATCGGCGACGGCTCGGCGATGTATTCGATCCAGGCGCTATGGACCGCCGCGCAGCGCAACCTGCCGCTCACCATCGTCGTCATCAACAATTCCGGCTACGGCGCGATGCGCTCGTTCAGCCAGGTGATGCAGGTGCGGGGCGTGCCCGGGCTGGAGCTGCCGGGGATCGATTTCGTCCGGCTCGCCGAAGGCATGGGCTGCCATGCGGTGCGGGTGAGCAAGGCGACGGAGCTGGGCGAAGCGCTGAAGCACGGCATGGCGTTCGAGGGCACGAGCCTCGTCGAGGTCGTGGTGGATTCAGCGGTGCCGGTTCTGTACGGGCAGAAGCATTGAGGCGCCGGTAGCCCGGATGGAGCGCAGCGCAATCCGGGTTCATGCCACAAGCGAGTCGGCCCCGGATTACGCTGCGCTCCATCCGGGCTACGATCACTACTACGACGCCAGAAATCCCCCGTCCGCCGCCAGCACGTGGCCAACTACGTAGGATGACGCATCCGACGACAGCCACACCACGGCCTCCGCCACCTCCTCCGGACTCCCCATCCGCCGCAGCGGCAGGCCGGCGCTGACGGTTGCGACGTCGCCGACGCCGGCGCGCAGCATCATGTCGGTGACGACACGGCCGGGCGCGATGGCGTTGATGCGGATGCCGCGCGGGGCGTTCTCCAGCGCCACTGAACGCGTCAGCGAGATCGCGGCGGCCTTGGAGGCCGAATAGAGCGAGAAGCCGGGATTGGGATTGCGCACGCCGCTGACGGAGGCGTTGACCACGATGCTGCCGCGCCCCCGCGCCAGCATGACAGGCAATTGGTGGCGCAGGCACAGGAACAGCGCGCGGACATTGGTGTCGAACACGCTGTCGTAGATCTCGGTGCCCTGCTCCTCCAGCGGCGCGCGACGCTCCTGGAAGCCGGCATTGTTGAAGGCGACGTCGAGCCGACCGCAGCGTTCGACGGCGGTGCGGATCAGCCGTTCGACCTCGTCCTCGCGCGTGATGTCGGTCTTGAGCGCAATCGCCTCCGTGCCGAGCTCGCGGCACGAGGCGGCGGTCGCCGCGATCTCGGCCTCGCGCCGGCCGGCAACCAGGACCGCTTCGGCACCCTCGGATGCCATCCGCAGCGCGGTGGCGCGGCCGATGCCGCTGCCGCCACCGGTGACCAGACAGACCTTGCCCTTCATTCGCTGACCTGCCGGCAAAGCTCCGCTCATGGTCCACTCCAAAACGCTTGCGCGCGCCGTTGCGCCCATATAGTTGTATGATACAACTATATGCCGGGAGTCAAGGATGACGGAGCTTGCGCTGATCGACGACATCCGTGCCGCCTCGCGGTTGATGGTGCGCGAGCTCGGCTTCATGGATGCGACGGTGGCAGCGTCGGACTATCCGCCGTCCGCCGTCCACACCATCCTGGAGATCGGCATCCGCGGCCCCATGACCTCGGGCGAGCTCGGCGATTTCCTGCGTCTGGAGAAATCCAGCGTCAGCCGCCTGGTGCGCAAGTTGATCGATTGCGGCGAGCTGCGCGAGACACCGGACGAGACGGATGCACGCAGCAAGAGGCTTTCGCTCACCGCAAAGGGCCGGCGCACGCTGGAGGCGCTGCACGCCTTCGGCCGTCAGCAGGTACGCGGCGCGCTGGCGGCGCTGACGGACGCCGAGCAGCGCAAGGTGCGCGAGGGCATGATGCTCTACGCGCGGGCGCTGCGGGCGAGCCGGGTGGAGGATGAGGCGGCTGCCTAGTCACCGGTGTCGTCCCCGCGAAGGCGGGGACCCATACCGCGTGATTGATCGATCAGTGCAGGTATCAGTCCCGCGGTACGACACCATCAGTCTTCGCCAAACTTCTCCCTGTGGCTATGGGTCCCCGCCTTCGCGGGGACGACAGCGAGTGTTTAGCGCGAGTGTGGCTCAAACGCGTGTTCCTTCCCTACTTCCCGAACTCTTCCCGCATCCTGGCCTGGATCTTGGCCATGCCACCGATCCAGCGGTCGTAATTCTCGGTCTTCTTGCGCATGTAGCCGAGCACCTGGGGGTGCGGCAAGATCAGGAAGGTTTCCTGCTCGAGGCCGGCGAGCACGTCTTTCGCCACCTGCTCCGGCGTCAGGTCGCCGTCGCCGGATTGCGGACCCTTGGGGATCGAGCGCAGCATGTTGGTGTCGACGCCCTGCGGGCAGAGGATCGAGACCTTGATGTTGTGGGCCTTGTGCGAGATCGCGAGATTCTCGGCAAAGCCGACCGCGGCGTGCTTGGTCGTGGAATAAGCGGGGCTGCCGACCTGCGACAACAGCCCAGCGGCCGAGATGGTGTTGAGGAAATAGCCGCCGCCGCGCGCCTTCATGCGGGGCACGAGATGCCGCGCCGCATAGACATGCGCCATGACGTGGATCGCCCAGCTGCGCTGCCAGGGCTCGTCCGAGGCGCCGCCGGCATTCTCCGACATCGGATCGAAGCCGCCGCCGATGCCGGCATTGGAGCAGAACAAATCGATGGGACCGAACTGCCGTTCGGTTTCCTCGATGACGTGCGCGATGTCCTTCTCCTGCGCGACGTCGCATTTGAAGGCGGCGCCATCCACCATCGCGGCGACCGCCCTGGCATTGGCGGCGTCCATGTCCGCGACGACGATCTTGGCCGCGCCCGCGTTATGAAACGCCTCGCACAGCGCCTTGCCGATGCCGTTTGCGCCGCCCGTGACGACCACGACCTTGCCGGTCACCTGCATGCGACGTCTCCTCTTGTCTCATACCGCTTGACGCCGCGCGCACTTATTCCGCGGCGCGGGGCTTGCTCAGCTCAACACGAGGTCGAGCACCGCGGTATAATGGCATGCCGCGCCGGCCAACACAAAGCCGTGCCAGATCGCATTCTGGAAGCGCAGCCGCCGCCAGGCGTGGAAGATCACGCCAAAACTGTAGAGCAGTCCGCCGGCCAGGATGAAGCCCAGCGCCAGCGCCGGCAGCGCCCGGACCACGGCGTCGTAGAGCATCACCCCGCTCCAGCCCATCGCAAGATAAATGCCGACCGAGACGCGGTCGAAGCGCC contains:
- a CDS encoding CaiB/BaiF CoA-transferase family protein; translated protein: MGALDGIRVIAVEQAVAAPFCSSRLADAGAEVIKIERPEGDFARGYDAAAKGQSSYFVWLNRGKQSAVVDLTTTEGRAELEKLIAGADVLIQNLKPGSMDKLGFSRERLLKDYPKLISCTITGYGDEGPYAHRKAYDLLIQAESGLASITGNPDGASRVGMSIVDVATGATAHAAILEALIARGRTGKGADIRISMFDVMADWCTVPLLNSEAGNPPKRMGLRHPSIAPYGVFTSKDGKDILISIQSEREWKTLCAKVLDQPDLPADPRVANMVERVRNRDFTDTIVAEAFGRMTRDELLKRLSDADIAFAEVNTMADLAKHPHLRRIEVDTPQGRVSYPAPAPIVVGETRSYGAVPAIGENPQSKK
- a CDS encoding MaoC family dehydratase N-terminal domain-containing protein; translated protein: MTEKLDIDHLRQWIGRSTEATDIVTAQLVMGLRATLFQDVGEPRKGDAAPFTVHWCLAQPVFPMSMLGPDGHPTRGGFLPPVPLPRRMWAGGEIEFLQPLRVGDESTRTSRIADVQVKSGSTGTLCFVSVEHSISSPRGTAIRERQDIVYREMTSSAPAGAKAPPHPPKAQHRETHVSDPVLLFRYSALTFNGHRIHYDRDYVTKVEGYPGLIFHGPLQAALIIEMAARLRGGKAPKKFTYRGLQPLFEGTEFSVNANELEAGMELWTANAEGQPTMKGTAVW
- the mdlC gene encoding benzoylformate decarboxylase, with the translated sequence MAKNGKTGSKSVTVKQATLDLLRGFGIDRVFGNPGSTELPFLSDWPDDIDYVLALQEASAVGMADGYAQATRNAGFVNLHSAAGVGNALGNIYTAHRNQTPLVITAGQQARSILPLQAFLYAERASEFPRPYVKYSVEPARPEDVPAAIARAYYTAMQPPCGPTFVSIPIDDWAHATPPVEARKVSREIGPEPDAMKALVAALASAKHPALVVGPGVDRAGAVDLMVRVAEKAKASVWVSPFSARCSFPERHPQFAGFLHASPAQLSDALRAHDLVVVIGAPVFTFHVEGHAAIFDGGATIFQITDDPDAAAVTPVGTSIIATMKPALSLLLDLLPESKRTTPKGRTLPPAPQAGDPLPVEFLLHSLSQAMPDGASLVEEVPSHRPAMQKFLPMPGQDSFYTMASGGLGYSLPAAVGMALGKPKQRTVCLIGDGSAMYSIQALWTAAQRNLPLTIVVINNSGYGAMRSFSQVMQVRGVPGLELPGIDFVRLAEGMGCHAVRVSKATELGEALKHGMAFEGTSLVEVVVDSAVPVLYGQKH
- a CDS encoding SDR family NAD(P)-dependent oxidoreductase translates to MSGALPAGQRMKGKVCLVTGGGSGIGRATALRMASEGAEAVLVAGRREAEIAATAASCRELGTEAIALKTDITREDEVERLIRTAVERCGRLDVAFNNAGFQERRAPLEEQGTEIYDSVFDTNVRALFLCLRHQLPVMLARGRGSIVVNASVSGVRNPNPGFSLYSASKAAAISLTRSVALENAPRGIRINAIAPGRVVTDMMLRAGVGDVATVSAGLPLRRMGSPEEVAEAVVWLSSDASSYVVGHVLAADGGFLAS
- a CDS encoding MarR family winged helix-turn-helix transcriptional regulator; this encodes MTELALIDDIRAASRLMVRELGFMDATVAASDYPPSAVHTILEIGIRGPMTSGELGDFLRLEKSSVSRLVRKLIDCGELRETPDETDARSKRLSLTAKGRRTLEALHAFGRQQVRGALAALTDAEQRKVREGMMLYARALRASRVEDEAAA
- a CDS encoding SDR family oxidoreductase, with protein sequence MQVTGKVVVVTGGANGIGKALCEAFHNAGAAKIVVADMDAANARAVAAMVDGAAFKCDVAQEKDIAHVIEETERQFGPIDLFCSNAGIGGGFDPMSENAGGASDEPWQRSWAIHVMAHVYAARHLVPRMKARGGGYFLNTISAAGLLSQVGSPAYSTTKHAAVGFAENLAISHKAHNIKVSILCPQGVDTNMLRSIPKGPQSGDGDLTPEQVAKDVLAGLEQETFLILPHPQVLGYMRKKTENYDRWIGGMAKIQARMREEFGK